In Xenopus laevis strain J_2021 chromosome 2S, Xenopus_laevis_v10.1, whole genome shotgun sequence, a genomic segment contains:
- the LOC108709903 gene encoding proline-rich protein 13, which translates to MWNPNVPGQPGAAYPPNTGYPPATNPAYPPGTVPPGTYPGQPAYPSGQPVYPPGQTVYPPGQPAYPSGQPVYPPGQTVYPPGQPAYPGPNPVHPGHQPVYPPHSGPGMPGYPAMPGGPFIPGHHMDKKMKKKMKKAHKSHKHAHGRRSSSSSSSSSD; encoded by the exons ATGTGGAATCCAAACGTTCCAG GGCAACCAGGTGCAGCATATCCACCAAATACAGGATACCCACCTGCAACTAACCCAGCGTACCCTCCAGGTACAGTGCCTCCTGGTACATACCCTGGACAACCTGCTTATCCTTCTGGACAACCAGTTTACCCCCCAGGGCAAACAGTATACCCTCCTGGACAACCTGCTTATCCTTCTGGACAACCAGTTTACCCCCCAGGGCAAACAGTATACCCTCCAGGGCAGCCTGCATATCCTGGACCTAATCCAGTACACCCTGGGCACCAACCTGTTTACCCACCACATTCTGGACCTGGTATGCCAGGATATCCAGCAATGCCCGGAGGACCATTTATACCTGGCCACCATATGGacaagaagatgaagaagaagatgaagaaagcACATAAATCCCACAAGCACGCACATGGAAGG agatcatcatcatcatcttcctctAGCAGTGACTAG